In Acanthopagrus latus isolate v.2019 chromosome 17, fAcaLat1.1, whole genome shotgun sequence, the following are encoded in one genomic region:
- the ubr5 gene encoding E3 ubiquitin-protein ligase UBR5 isoform X9 produces MTSIHFVVHPLPGTEDQLNDRLREVSEKLNKYSYNSHPHLSLLEQATLKQCVVGPNHAGFLLEDGRVCRISFAVQPDRLELSKPDGSDGSKLSSGSGTGRSSRPGRTSDPPWFLSGSDTLGRLAGNTLGSRWSSGVNGGSGGGGSGGGAGGGGAGGGSSGGGGSGGGGGGGGTSGRSSTAARDSRRQTRVIRTGRDRGSGLLGSQPQPVIPASVIPEELITQAQVVLQGKSRSVIIRELQRTNLDVNLAVNNLLSRDDEDGDDGDDTASESYLPGEDLMSLLDADIHSAHPSVIIDADAMFSEDISYFGYPSFRRSSLSRLGSSRVLLLPLERDSELLRERESVLRLRERRWLDGASFDTERGSTSREGEPSLDKKSIPVQSPVSLGEELQWWPDKDGVKFVSIGAMFSELVAVSSKGELYQWKWSEPEPYRNAQNPSIHHPRVSFLGLANEKITLLSANSIRATVATETNKVATWVDDTLSTVASKLEHSAQAFPELQGERMVSLHCCALYTCAQLENSLYWWGVVPFSQRKKMLEKARAKNKKPKSSAGISSIPNITVGTQVCLRNNPLYHAGAVAFSVSAGIPKVGVLLESVWNMNDSCRFQLRSPESLKNMEKTTKTQEIKTESKPELVKTEMGPPPSPASTCSDTSSIASSASLPYKRRRSTPAPKEEEKVNEEQWPLREVVFVEDVKNVPVGKVLKVDGAYVAVKFPGTSSSMSNQSTAAPTDSDPSSLLQDCRLLRIDELQVVKTGGTPKVPDCFQRTPKKLCIPEKAEILAVNVDSKGVHAVLKTGNWVRYCIFDLATGKAEQENNFPTSNLAFLGQSERNVAIFTAGQESPIILRDGNGTIYPMAKDCMGGIRDPDWLDLPPINSLGMGVHSLANLPSNSTIKKKAAIIIMAVEKQTLMQHVLRCDYEACRQYLVNLEQAFLLDQGSQALGALLDHRCDGNRNILHAAVSVCFPVSNKETKEEEEAERSERNTFAERLSAVEAIANAISVVSSNSSGNRTGSSSSRGLRLREMMRRSLRAAGLGRHESGPSSSDHQDPVSPPIAPPSWVPDPPPMDPDGDIDFILAPAVGSLTTASTGTSQGPSTSTIPGPSTESSVVESKDRKANAHLILKLMCDSVVLRPHLRELLSAKDARGMTPFMLAVSGRAYPAAITVLEAAQKMAKVGDPGIAEKEDADSVFMEMICPSGTNPDDSPLYVLCCNDTCSFTWTGAEHINQDIFECRTCGLLESLCCCTECARVCHKGHDCKLKRTSPTAYCDCWEKCKCKTLIAGQKAARLDLLYRLLTTTNLVTTPNSRGEHILLFLVQTVARQSVEHCQYRPPRIREDRNRKAANAEDSDMPDHDLEPPRFAQLALERVLQDWNALKSMIMFGSQENKDPLSASSRIAHLLPEEQVYLNQQSGTIRLDCFTHCLIVKCAPDITFIDTLLGTLVKELQNKYTPGRREEAVNVTRRFLRSVARVFVILSVEMASSKKKNNFIPQPIGKCRRVFQALLPYAVEELCNVAESLIVPVRMGIARPTAPFTLASTSIDAVQGSEELFSVEPLPPRPSPDQSSSSSQTAASYIIRNPQPRRSSQSQPVRGRDEEQDDIVSADVEEVEVVEGVAGEEDHHDDQEEQGEENAEAEGQHDEHDEDGSDMELDLLAAAETESDSESNHSNQDNASGRRSVVTAATAGSEAGASSVPAFFSEDDSQSNDSSDSDSSSSQSDDVDQETFLLDEPLERTTSASHANSAAQAPRSMQWAVRNTPSQRATGSAPTSSSTPAASSTGLIYIDPTNLRRSSAISSSAAAAAAALEASNSSSYLTSASSLARAYSIVIRQISDLMSLIPKYNHLVYSQYPAAVKLTYQDAVNLQNYVEEKLIPTWNWMVSIMDSTEAQLRYGSALSSAGDPGHPSHPLHASQHSARRERMTAREEASLRTLEGRRRAATLLTARQGMMSARGDFLNYALSLMRSHNDEHSDVLPVLDVCSLKHVAYVFQALIYWIKAMNQQTTLDTPQMDRKRNREILELGLDNEDSEHENDEDTNQSSTLQDKDEDPVPAETGQNHPFFRRSDSMTFLGCIPPNPFDVPLAEAIPLADQPHLLQPNARKEDLFGRPSQGLYSSSYMATKGLAEASMDRNCLEILPTKMSYSANLKNVMSMETGQRSTGNQSLAEQELEASKPGPSPHDLAAQLKSSLLAEIGLTESDGPPLPSFRPHCSFMGMMISHDMLLGRWRLSLELFGRVFMEDVGAEPGSILTELGGFEVKESKFRREMEKLRNLQSRDLALEVDRDRDQLIQQTMRQLNTHFGRRCTTTPMAVHRVKVTFKDEPGEGSGVARSFYTAIALALLSNDKLPNLDCVQSVSKGMQASNLMQRLRNRDRERERRSGGLRAGSRRDRDRDSRRQLSIDTRPFRPSSEGNPSDEPDPLPAHRQALGERLYPRVHAMQPAFASKITGMLLELSPAQLLLLLASEDSLRARVEEAMELLIAHGRENGADSILDLGLLEAPEKAQQENRKRHGSTRSVVDMELDDPDDGDDNAPLFYQPGKRGFYSPRPGKNTEARLNCFRNIGRILGLCLLQNELCPITLNRHVIKVLLGRKVNWHDFAFFDPVMYESLRQLIRHSQAGEADAVFAAMDLAFAIDLCKEEGAGQVELLSGGVNMPVTPLNVYEYVRKYAEHRMLVVAEQPLHAMRKGLLDVLPKNALEDLTAEDFRLLVNGCGEVNVQMLISFTSFNDESGENAEKLLQFKRWFWSIVEKMSMTERQDLVYFWTSSPSLPASEEGFQPMPSITIRPPDDQHLPTANTCISRLYVPLYSSKQILKQKLLLAIKTKNFGFV; encoded by the exons GATGGGCGTGTGTGTCGAATCAGCTTTGCTGTCCAGCCTGATCGCCTGGAGCTCAGCAAACCGGATGGCAGCGATGG TTCAAAGTTGAGCAGTGGTTCAGGGACAGGAAGGAGCTCCAGGCCAGGCAGGACTAGTGATCCGCCCTGGTTCCTGTCTGGCTCTGACACACTTGGCAGACTGGCAGGCAACACCCTTGG GAGTCGCTGGAGCTCTGGCGTCAACGGAggcagtggaggaggtgggagtggaggaggagcagggggaggtggagcaggaggtggcagcagtggaggaggtggaagtggaggtggaggcggtgGTGGAGGCACGTCAGGCAGGTCATCAACAGCAGCTCGTGATTCCCGTCGACAGACCAGGGTGATCCGTACAGGAAGGGACCGTGGCTCAGGACTTCTAGGTAGCCAGCCTCAGCCTGTCATACCAGCTTCTGTCATCCCCGAAGAGCTCATTACTCAG GCCCAAGTAGTACTTCAGGGGAAGTCCAGGAGTGTGATCATTAGGGAACTCCAGAGGACCAACCTGGATGTCAACCTCGCTGTCAACAACCTGCTGAGCcgtgatgatgaagatggagatgatggagacgACACGGCCAGCGAGTCCTACCTCCCAGGAG AGGACCTGATGTCCCTGTTGGATGCAGACATCCACTCAGCACATCCCAGTGTGATTATTGATGCTGATGCCATGTTCTCTGAGGACATCAGCTACTTTGGCTACCCCTCTTTTAGACGTTCATCGCTGTCACGCCTGGGATCCTCCAGAG TTCTCCTTCTTCCCTTAGAGCGCGACTCAGAGCTGTTGCGTGAGCGTGAGTCTGTATTGAGGTTACGTGAGCGCCGGTGGCTGGATGGGGCCTCGTTCGACACCGAGCGAGGCTCCACCAGCCGTGAAGGCGAGCCCAGCTTGGACAAGAAGAGCATCCCGGTCCAGAGCCCTGTCTCCTTGGGAGAGGAGCTCCAGTGGTGGCCTGACAAG GATGGTGTGAAGTTTGTGAGCATTGGAGCCATGTTCTCAGAGCTGGTGGCAGTCAGCTCCAAAGGAGAGCTTTATCAGTGGAAGTGGAGTGAACCTGAGCCCTACAGGAATGCCCAG AATCCTTCCATTCATCACCCACGTGTGTCCTTCCTGGGCCTGGCCAATGAGAAGATCACCTTATTGTCTGCCAACAGCATCAGAGCCACTGTAGCTACAGAGACCAACAAG GTGGCCACCTGGGTGGACGACACACTGAGCACAGTAGCCTCTAAGCTGGAGCACAGTGCTCAGGCTTTCCCTGAGCTGCAGGGGGAACGTATGGTGTCACTGCACTGCTGCGCTCTCTACACGTGTGCACAGCTTGAGAATAGCCTCTACTGGTG GGGTGTTGTGCCTTTTAGTCAGCGGAAGAAGATGCTTGAAAAGGCCCGAGCCAAGAACAAAAAGCCAAAGTCCAGCGCTGGCATCTCCTCGATACCCAACATCACTGTGGGAACACAG GTGTGCTTGAGGAATAACCCCCTCTACCATGCTGGTGCAGTGGCCTTTTCTGTCAGTGCTGGGATTCCCAAAGTGGGTGTCCTGTTGGAGTCTGTCTGGAACATGAACGACAGTTGCAGGTTCCAGCTACGCTCTCCAGAGAGCCTCAAGAACATGGAGAAGACCACTAAGACCCAGGAAATCAA GACGGAAAGCAAGCCGGAGCTGGTGAAGACTGAGATGGGTCCTCCTCCATCCCCAGCATCTACCTGCAGTGATACCTCTTCCATTGCTAGCAGTGCCTCACTGCCCTACA AGCGAAGGCGTTCTACTCCAGCtcccaaagaagaagagaaggtgAATGAGGAACAGTGGCCCCTCAGGGAGGTGGTGTTTGTGGAGGATGTTAAAAATGTCCCTGTGGGAAAG GTGCTTAAAGTGGATGGTGCGTATGTTGCTGTGAAGTTTCCAGGGACATCAAGCAGCATGAGCAACCAGAGCACTGCTGCTCCCACTGATTCAGACCCATCATCACTGTTACAGGACTGTAGGCTCCTCAGAATAGATGAATTACAG GTGGTCAAAACTGGTGGGACACCTAAAGTTCCTGATTGTTTTCAGCGCACACCTAAAAAGCTCTGTATCCCAGAAAAGGCAGAGATTCTGGCAGTAAATGTTGACTCCAAAG gaGTCCATGCAGTTCTGAAAACTGGTAACTGGGTAAGGTACTGTATCTTTGACCTGGCCACAGGCAAAGCTGAACAGGAGAATAACTTCCCCACTAGCAACCTGGCCTTCCTGGGGCAGAGTGAGCGCAATGTTGCCATCTTCACTGCAGGACAG GAATCTCCCATCATCCTCCGAGATGGAAATGGCACAATCTACCCTATGGCCAAGGACTGCATGGGTGGAATACGAGATCCGGATTGGTTGGACCTGCCACCTATTAACAGCCTGGGAATGGGGGTGCACTCTCTGGCCAATCTCCCATCGAACTCcacaattaaaaagaaagctgctattattattatggcTGTTGAG aaACAGACACTGATGCAGCATGTCCTGCGTTGTGACTATGAGGCGTGTCGGCAGTACCTGGTGAACCTTGAGCAGGCTTTCCTCTTGGATCAGGGCAGTCAGGCCCTTGGAGCGCTTCTGGATCATCGCTGTGATGGAAATCGCAACATCCTCCatgctgctgtctctgtctgcttccCTGTCAGTAACAAGGAGACCAAAGAGGAGGAAG AAGCTGAAAGGtctgagagaaacacatttgCAGAACGTCTGTCTGCTGTGGAGGCAATTGCCAATGCCATCTCTGTGGTTTCAAGCAACAGTTCTGGGAACAGGACTGGCTCCTCCAGTAGCAGAGG GCTTCGTCTGAGGGAGATGATGCGGAGATCTCTAAGAGCAGCAGGCCTCGGCCGTCATGAGTCTGGCCCTTCATCCAGTGACCACCAGGACCCTGTGTCACCACCCATTGCCCCACCAAGTTGGGTCCCTGACCCCCCACCTATGGACCCTG ATGGTGACATAGATTTCATTCTAGCACCAGCTGTAGGTTCACTCACCACTGCCTCCACTGGGACCAGCCAGGGACCAAGCACCTCTACCATACCAG GGCCATCCACTGAGTCATCTGTGGTCGAATCTAAAGACAGGAAGGCCAACGCCCACCTCATCCTAAAGCTgatgtgtgacagtgttgttCTGAGGCCACACCTACGGGAGCTGCTCTCTGCCAA GGATGCCCGTGGAATGACCCCATTCATGCTGGCAGTCAGTGGGCGAGCCTACCCGGCAGCTATCACTGTGCTGGAGGCTGCTCAGAAAATGGCAAAGG TGGGCGACCCTGGCATTGCCGAGAAGGAGGATGCAGATTCTGTGTTCATGGAAATGATTTGCCCCTCGGGGACCAACCCAGACGATTCACCCCTCTATGTCCTCTGCTGCAATGACACCTGCAGTTTCACTTGGACTGGAGCTGAGCACATTAACCAG GATATCTTTGAGTGTCGTACCTGTGGTCTGCTCgagtccctctgctgctgcactgagtgTGCTAGGGTGTGTCACAAAGGACATGACTGCAA GCTGAAGCGGACATCCCCCACAGCATACTGTGACTGTTGGGAGAAATGCAAGTGTAAAACGCTGATTGCCGGGCAGAAGGCTGCTCGCCTGGATCTGCTGTACAGGTTACTCACAACCACTAACCTGGTCACAACACCAAACAGCAG GGGAGAGCATATATTACTGTTCCTGGTGCAGACTGTTGCAAGGCAGAGTGTTGAGCACTGTCAGTACAGACCACCACGTATTAGAGAAGACAGGAACCGCAAGGCTGCTAATGCAGAAG acTCTGATATGCCAGACCATGACCTAGAACCTCCCCGCTTTGCTCAGCTGGCTCTGGAGAGGGTCCTGCAGGACTGGAATGCCCTCAAGTCTATGATCATGTTTGGTTCTCAAGAGAATAAAGACCC GCTTAGTGCCAGCAGCAGAATTGCCCACCTCCTGCCTGAAGAGCAGGTCTACTTGAATCAGCAGAGTGGCACCATTCGCCTTGACTGTTTCACCCACTGCCTCATTGTCAAGTGTGCTCCTGACATCACT TTCATAGACACCTTACTAGGTACTCTAGTAAAGGAGCTGCAGAACAAATACACTCCTGGCCGGAGAGAGGAGGCAGTCAATGTCACCAGGAGGTTCCTACGCTCTGTAGCCCGGGTGTTCGTGATCCTCAGCGTGGAGATGGCCTCATCCaagaagaaaaa CAACTTCATCCCCCAGCCCATTGGGAAATGTCGGCGAGTTTTCCAAGCTCTGCTACCATACGCTGTGGAGGAGCTGTGTAACGTTGCAGAGTCACTGATTGTTCCGGTGCGAATGGGCATAGCAAGACCTACAGCTCCATTCACTTTGGCCAGTACCAGTATAGATGCTGTTCAGGGCAGTGAAGAGCTCTTCTCTGTTGAGCCACTGCCTCCGAGACCCTCACCAGACCAGTCCAGCAG ttCCAGCCAGACAGCTGCCTCTTATATCATCAGGAACCCCCAGCCTCGGCGCAGCAGCCAGTCTCAGCCTGTCAGAGGAAGAGACGAGGAGCAGGATGACATCGTATCAGCAGATGTGGAAGAG gttgAAGTTGTAGAGGGAGTAGCAGGTGAAGAAGACCATCATGATGACCAAGAGGAACAGGGAGAGGAAAATGCAGAGGCAGAAGGGCAGCATGATGAGCACGATGAGGATG GAAGTGACATGGAGCTGGACttgctggctgcagctgaaacGGAGAGTGACAGTGAAAGTAACCACAGCAATCAGGATAATGCTAGTGGCCGCAGGAGCGTCGTCACAGCAGCCACCGCTGGCTCTGAAGCAG gTGCCAGCAGTGTCCCTGCCTTCTTTTCAGAGGACGACTCCCAGTCTAATGACTCCAGTGActccgacagcagcagcagtcagagcgATGATGTTGACCAGGAGACGTTCCTTTTAGACGAGCCCCTGGAAAGGACGACCAGCGCCTCCCATGCCAACAGTGCAGCCCAGGCTCCTCGCTCCATGCAGTGGGCAGTTAGAAACACCCCCAGCCAGAGGGCCACAGGAAGTGCTCCCACCAGCTCCTCGACACCAGCTG CAAGCTCCACAGGCCTGATATATATTGACCCTACAAACCTGCGTCGCTCCAGCGCTATCAGTTCCAGTGCTGCGGCTGCGGCAGCAGCTCTGGAAGCCAGCAACTCCAGCAGCTATCTGACATCTGCCAGCAGCCTGGCCAGGGCCTACAGCATTGTCATCAGACAGATCTCAGACCTCATGAGTCTGATTCCCAAGTACAACCATCTAGTCTACTCACAGTACCCTGCTGCTGTTAAGCTCACTTACCAGGATGCAGTCAACTTGCAG AACTATGTTGAAGAAAAGCTGATTCCCACATGGAACTGGATGGTGTCCATCATGGATTCTACAGAAGCTCAGTTGCGATATGGCTCAGCCCTGTCATCTGCTGGAGACCCGGGCCACCCCAGTCACCCGCTTCACGCCTCTCAGCACTCTGCTCGGAGGGAGCGCATGACGGCACGTGAGGAGGCCAGCCTCCGCACTCTGGAAGGAcgcag gAGAGCAGCTACCCTGCTGACAGCTCGTCAGGGCATGATGTCGGCACGGGGCGACTTCCTGAACTACGCCTTATCACTGATGCGCTCCCACAATGATGAGCACTCTGATGTGCTTCCTGTGCTGGATGTGTGCTCACTGAAACATGTAGCATATGTTTTCCAGGCTCTTATCTACTGGATTAAGGCCATGAACCAGCAGACCACTTTGGATACCccacagatggacagaaagag GAATCGCGAAATTTTGGAACTTGGTTTGGACAATGAGGATTCTGAACATGAGAACGATGAGGACACCAATCAGA GTTCAACTCTGCAGGACAAGGATGAGGACCCAGTTCCAGCAGAAACGGGTCAGAACCACCCTTTCTTCCGGCGCTCTGACTCCATGACCTTCCTGGGTTGCATTCCACCTAACCCCTTCGATGTCCCCCTGGCTGAGGCCATTCCACTGGCAGACCAGCCCCACCTCCTGCAG CCTAATGCCAGGAAGGAGGATCTGTTTGGTCGTCCCTCTCAGGGTTtgtactcctcctcctacaTGGCAACCAAAGGCCTGGCTGAGGCAAGCATGGACAGGAACTGCCTGGAG ATCCTGCCCACCAAGATGTCTTACTCAGCCAACCTTAAGAATGTGATGAGTATGGAAACTGGCCAGAGGAGCACTGGGAACCAGTCACTTGcagagcaggagctggaggctTCAAAACCAGGCCCTTCACCCCATGACCTCGCTGCCCAGCTGAAGAGCAGCCTTCTTGCCGAGATTGGCCTCACTGAGAGCGATGGACCACCTCTGCCATCATTCAG ACCTCACTGTAGTTTCATGGGGATGATGATTTCACATGACATGCTACTAGGTCGCTGGCGTCTGTCACTGGAGCTCTTTGGTCGTGTCTTCATGGAGGATGTTGGAGCTGAACCTGGATCG ATCCTCACAGAGTTGGGTGGATTTGAAGTAAAGGAATCCAAGTTCCGTCGGGAGATGGAGAAGCTGAGGAATCTGCAGTCCCGTGACCTGGCCCTGGAGGTGGATCGGGATCGAGACCAGCTAATACAGCAGACCATGCGTCAGCTAAACACGCACTTTGGCAGGCGTTGCACAACCACCCCCATGGCCGTGCATCGAGTGAAGGTTACCTTTAAAGATGAGCCGGGCGAAGGCAGCGGCGTGGCCCGCAGCTTCTACACAGCCATCGCCCTGGCCCTCCTCTCCAACGATAAGCTGCCCAACCTGGACTGTGTTCAGAGTGTCAGCAAGGGCATGCAGGCCAGCA ATCTAATGCAGCGCTTGAGAAACAGAGAtcgggaaagagagaggagaagtggaGGGCTTCGAGCAGGATCTCGGAGAGATCGAGACAG AGACTCGAGGAGGCAGCTGTCCATAGATACCAGGCCTTTCAGGCCTTCATCAGAGGGAAACCCCAGCGATGAGCCCGACCCCCTGCCTGCACACAGACAAGCCCTGGGTGAAAGGCTCTACCCACGTGTTCATGCAATGCAACCG GCGTTTGCCAGTAAAATCACAGGCATGTTGCTGGAGCTGTCCCCTGCacaactgctgctgttgctggctAGTGAGGATTCTCTCCGGGCCAGGGTAGAGGAGGCCATGGAGCTTCTCATCGCACATGGAAG GGAAAATGGTGCTGACAGCATATTGGACCTGGGTCTCCTGGAGGCTCCAGAGAAAGCACAA CAGGAGAACCGTAAGCGTCATGGCTCAACACGCAGTGTGGTCGACATGGAGCTGGACGACCCAGATGACGGTGACGACAACGCTCCTCTCTTCTACCAACCTGGCAAACGAGGCTTCTACTCTCCTCGACCTGGCAAGAATACAGAGGCCAGACTGAACTGCTTCCGTAACATTGGCAG GATACTGGGGTTATGTCTGCTTCAGAATGAACTCTGTCCAATCACATTGAACAGACATGTCATCAAAGTGCTGCTTGGGAGGAAG GTGAATTGGCATGATTTTGCCTTCTTTGACCCGGTCATGTATGAAAGCCTGCGGCAGCTGATCCGCCATTCTCAGGCTGGTGAAGCAGATGCAGTGTTTGCTGCGATGGACCTGGCCTTCGCCATTGACCTCTGTAAAGAGGAGGGAGCTGGACAG